The Thiosulfativibrio zosterae genome has a window encoding:
- a CDS encoding HAD family hydrolase, with the protein MSPNPGLYLALISVHGLIRGHDLELGRDADTGGQTLYALELAHALANHPSVARVDLFTRRVIDAAVSSDYAEPCEVVTDKLNIIRIEAGPESYLPKEQLWDVLDMFSDNMMAFFREQERFPDLLHSHYADAGYVGTHLANQTAIPLLFTGHSLGRVKRSRLLASGLNSQQIEDLYQISRRIEAEENVLAIAQRVITSTSQEIEKQYELYDYYQPEHMRILPPGTDLKLFKPPLHLELDQLEKNAERSSDLFMRLTQHLSDPQKPIILALSRPDKRKNIKALIEAYGQCAECQALANLVIIAGNRDDIEDLEEGAQEVFQELLFAVDRYDLYGKVTLPKHHQRHEVADIYRIAAATHGVFVNPALTEPFGLTLIEAAASGLPIVATEDGGPRDIVANCHNGILIDPLESQSISQALLTILKSPKQWTEFSQNGLQGVKEHYAWAAHAERYLRLISCLVRDAEPLIPKVVTRRNALYRDRMFVSSLDHNIVGDEKALQDLIKKLSAHKTSTLFVIATGRSLESALRLMKKYGIPQPDILISSSGTAIHYASKLTKDSAWTKHIDYQWAPHQVRLILKDYPGLVKQPKSEQTGFKLSYLIDPNIADVEAIKRLLHQEEQSVNVQLSFGQYLDILPIRASKGSALRYVADRWQIPLEKVFVAGGSGSDEDMMRGNTLATVVANRHQEELSQLVDNERIYFASLPHEAGILEALEYYDFFGECKAPEAVLHE; encoded by the coding sequence ATGTCACCCAACCCCGGCCTTTATTTGGCTTTAATCAGTGTGCACGGGCTCATCCGCGGACACGACCTTGAACTTGGCAGAGATGCCGATACTGGCGGTCAAACGCTTTATGCTTTAGAGCTTGCGCACGCTCTAGCCAACCATCCCTCCGTTGCCCGGGTTGATTTATTTACTCGGCGAGTCATAGATGCTGCGGTGTCTTCCGATTATGCAGAACCTTGCGAGGTTGTGACGGATAAACTTAATATTATTCGTATAGAAGCAGGCCCTGAGAGTTATTTGCCTAAAGAGCAGCTTTGGGATGTGCTGGATATGTTTAGCGATAATATGATGGCGTTTTTCAGAGAGCAAGAACGCTTTCCAGATTTATTGCACAGTCATTATGCCGATGCAGGTTATGTGGGCACGCATTTGGCCAATCAAACGGCGATTCCGTTATTGTTTACCGGCCATTCTTTGGGTCGAGTGAAACGCAGCCGTTTATTGGCCAGCGGATTAAATTCGCAGCAAATTGAAGATTTATATCAAATCAGCCGTCGTATTGAAGCCGAAGAGAATGTGTTGGCGATTGCTCAGCGGGTGATCACGAGCACTTCGCAAGAAATCGAAAAGCAATACGAGCTGTATGATTACTACCAACCTGAGCATATGCGTATTTTGCCACCGGGTACCGATTTAAAATTGTTTAAACCACCCTTGCACCTTGAGTTAGATCAGCTTGAAAAAAATGCAGAGCGTTCATCTGATTTGTTTATGCGCTTAACACAGCATTTATCTGATCCTCAAAAACCGATTATTTTGGCCTTATCTCGTCCCGACAAACGCAAAAACATTAAAGCGCTGATTGAGGCCTATGGTCAATGCGCCGAATGCCAAGCTCTGGCTAATTTAGTGATTATTGCGGGTAATCGTGATGACATTGAGGATTTAGAAGAGGGCGCTCAAGAGGTTTTTCAGGAGTTGTTATTTGCAGTAGACCGTTATGATTTATATGGCAAGGTCACTCTGCCCAAACATCATCAGCGCCACGAAGTGGCGGACATTTATCGTATCGCCGCAGCCACGCATGGCGTGTTTGTGAACCCTGCCTTAACCGAGCCCTTTGGGTTGACGCTGATTGAAGCGGCGGCATCGGGGCTGCCGATTGTTGCCACCGAAGATGGCGGGCCAAGAGATATCGTCGCCAATTGCCATAATGGCATTTTGATTGACCCTTTAGAGTCGCAGTCGATAAGCCAAGCATTGTTAACCATTCTAAAGTCACCCAAGCAATGGACTGAGTTTTCTCAAAATGGCTTGCAGGGCGTTAAAGAGCATTATGCTTGGGCGGCGCATGCTGAGCGCTATCTCAGGTTAATCTCTTGTTTGGTGCGTGATGCCGAGCCCTTAATTCCAAAAGTGGTGACTCGCCGCAATGCCTTGTATCGTGACCGTATGTTTGTGAGCAGTTTGGATCACAATATTGTGGGTGATGAAAAAGCGTTGCAAGACTTAATCAAAAAATTGAGCGCTCATAAAACCTCTACCTTATTTGTGATTGCAACAGGCCGAAGTTTGGAATCGGCTTTGCGTTTGATGAAAAAATATGGCATTCCACAGCCAGATATTTTAATCAGCAGTAGCGGCACAGCCATTCATTATGCCTCTAAATTAACCAAAGACAGTGCTTGGACTAAGCACATAGATTATCAATGGGCGCCGCACCAAGTTCGACTTATTCTAAAGGACTATCCCGGTTTAGTGAAACAACCCAAAAGCGAGCAAACTGGCTTTAAGTTGAGTTACCTAATTGACCCCAATATTGCTGATGTGGAGGCGATTAAACGCCTTTTACATCAAGAAGAACAATCGGTGAATGTGCAGTTGTCGTTTGGGCAGTATTTAGATATTTTGCCGATTCGCGCCTCCAAAGGCTCTGCCTTGCGTTATGTCGCAGACCGTTGGCAAATTCCGCTTGAAAAAGTATTTGTCGCTGGCGGGTCGGGTTCGGATGAAGACATGATGCGCGGCAATACGCTGGCAACCGTGGTGGCCAATAGACACCAAGAGGAACTTTCGCAGTTGGTTGATAACGAACGGATTTATTTTGCATCCTTACCGCACGAAGCCGGTATTTTAGAGGCCTTAGAGTATTACGACTTTTTTGGAGAGTGCAAAGCACCAGAGGCGGTCTTACATGAGTAA
- a CDS encoding amylosucrase, translating to MYEQLSHSLLNEILNQIKPEISKQDLRHFYTRLGANFYAIHDLFNKLYGKRADFDQQMLKLVETMARQYIKRSDALKDLDIEREKDFNWFLSQQWVGMALYANGFAKDLKDMQQRLGYFSELGVNLIHIMPIMRCPDGSSDGGYAVSDFREIDERVGTLDDLNALSTSMKHRGQLLALDVVLNHTSDEHEWAQKARAGETKYQDYYYTFPTRNIPDMFEENMSEIFPETAPGNFTWDEQMQRWVMTVFNQYQWDLNYNNPAVFIEMLDVILFWANQGADILRLDAVAFLWKKIGSNCQNEREAHLILQLLKDCCQVTAPGVLFIAEAIVAPNEVTKYFGEDAIIAKECEIAYNATFMALMWDAVATKNANLLTQGIKSLPVKLERATWLNYVRCHDDIGLGFDDRDIIRAGYEPHSHRRFLIQYLTGKFPESHSRGLPFAENLKTGDARVSGSLASLVGLEYALKSGDLAAEQDAIKLILLLHSMILAFGGIALLYYGDEIGTLNDDAYLEDPYKMDDNRWVHRPAINWEKAEKRHLQGTPEFAIFNGLKRMIAARKEIDVFADFNNRELIDVQNPNLFVFGRYNTQNANDRVLVVANFNNKPQKLNIEDVGSWGRYRNGQLMDVHTRQSPEIYNNTLVIPGFGFYWLTEM from the coding sequence ATGTATGAACAACTTTCCCATTCGTTACTCAATGAAATCCTCAATCAAATCAAACCCGAGATTTCCAAGCAAGACCTAAGGCATTTTTATACCCGTTTGGGTGCAAATTTTTATGCCATTCACGACCTCTTTAATAAACTCTATGGCAAACGAGCCGATTTTGACCAACAAATGCTTAAGTTGGTAGAAACCATGGCGCGCCAATATATTAAGCGTTCCGACGCGCTAAAAGACTTAGATATCGAGCGTGAAAAAGACTTTAATTGGTTTTTAAGTCAACAATGGGTGGGCATGGCGCTCTATGCCAATGGGTTTGCCAAAGACCTTAAAGACATGCAACAACGCTTGGGGTATTTTTCGGAGTTGGGCGTTAACCTGATTCACATTATGCCGATTATGCGTTGCCCTGATGGCAGTAGTGATGGCGGCTATGCGGTGAGCGATTTTAGAGAAATTGATGAGCGCGTTGGCACTTTAGATGACTTAAATGCACTGAGCACAAGCATGAAACATCGTGGGCAATTACTGGCGTTGGATGTGGTGTTAAATCATACCTCTGACGAGCATGAATGGGCGCAAAAAGCCCGTGCCGGCGAGACTAAATACCAAGATTATTACTACACTTTTCCTACTCGCAATATTCCCGATATGTTTGAAGAGAATATGAGTGAAATTTTTCCAGAAACCGCGCCTGGTAACTTTACCTGGGACGAGCAAATGCAACGCTGGGTAATGACCGTGTTTAATCAATATCAGTGGGATTTAAACTACAACAATCCTGCCGTGTTTATTGAAATGCTGGATGTCATTTTGTTTTGGGCCAATCAGGGCGCGGATATTTTGCGCTTGGATGCGGTGGCATTTTTATGGAAAAAAATCGGCAGTAATTGTCAAAACGAACGTGAAGCCCATTTAATCTTACAGCTATTAAAAGACTGTTGCCAAGTCACCGCGCCAGGCGTGCTGTTTATTGCCGAGGCCATTGTTGCGCCGAATGAGGTCACCAAATATTTTGGCGAAGATGCCATTATTGCTAAAGAATGTGAAATTGCCTACAACGCCACCTTTATGGCCTTAATGTGGGATGCGGTTGCCACCAAAAATGCGAATTTGCTGACGCAAGGTATTAAAAGTTTGCCGGTAAAATTAGAAAGAGCCACTTGGTTAAACTATGTGCGTTGTCATGATGATATCGGTTTGGGGTTTGATGACCGCGACATTATTCGCGCCGGTTATGAGCCTCATTCGCATCGACGATTTTTGATTCAGTATTTAACCGGTAAATTTCCCGAATCTCATTCTCGTGGTTTGCCATTTGCCGAAAACCTCAAAACAGGCGATGCCAGAGTGTCTGGGTCTTTAGCGTCTTTGGTTGGGTTGGAGTATGCCTTAAAGTCGGGTGATTTGGCTGCAGAGCAAGATGCCATTAAATTGATATTGCTGTTGCACAGTATGATTTTGGCATTTGGCGGAATTGCGTTGTTGTATTACGGTGATGAGATAGGAACACTCAATGATGACGCTTATTTAGAAGACCCTTACAAAATGGACGACAATCGCTGGGTGCATCGACCTGCCATTAACTGGGAAAAAGCTGAAAAACGCCATCTACAAGGAACACCTGAGTTTGCGATTTTTAACGGTTTGAAAAGAATGATTGCGGCACGCAAAGAAATTGATGTGTTTGCCGACTTTAATAACCGTGAATTAATTGATGTGCAAAATCCCAATTTATTTGTGTTTGGGCGTTATAACACCCAAAATGCAAATGACCGAGTGTTGGTGGTCGCCAATTTCAACAACAAGCCGCAAAAGCTCAATATTGAAGATGTTGGTAGTTGGGGGCGCTATCGCAATGGGCAATTAATGGATGTGCATACTCGTCAAAGCCCAGAGATTTACAACAATACTTTGGTGATTCCAGGGTTTGGGTTTTATTGGCTAACCGAAATGTAG
- the hemE gene encoding uroporphyrinogen decarboxylase: MADLQNDRFLKALLREPVDRTPVWMMRQAGRYLPEYRATRAQAGSFMDLCRNKELACEVTLQPLERYPLDAAILFSDILTIPDAMGLGLRFAQGEGPVFDKPLRTQADVDKLYVPDMGSDLGYVMDAVSTIRTALNGKVPLIGFSGSPWTLATYMVEGGSSKTFAIIKAMMFDEPKMLHQILDVLADSVIAYLNAQIQAGAQAVQIFDTWGGVLTPRDYNEFSLRYMAKIVDGLIKEYDGRKVPCILFTKGGGQWLEAMADTGADALGLDWTMNIDEARARVGNRVALQGNMDPAVLYASPERIRQEVGSILAAYGKGTGHIFNLGHGIHPEIKPEHAEAFIKAVVELSPQYHS; encoded by the coding sequence ATGGCAGACTTACAAAACGACCGCTTTCTCAAAGCACTTTTAAGAGAACCAGTTGATCGCACGCCCGTTTGGATGATGCGCCAAGCCGGTCGTTATCTGCCAGAGTATCGTGCCACACGCGCTCAAGCGGGTTCTTTCATGGACCTATGCCGCAACAAAGAGCTGGCTTGCGAAGTGACGCTACAACCGCTTGAACGCTATCCTTTAGATGCTGCCATTCTGTTTTCTGACATACTCACCATTCCAGATGCCATGGGATTAGGCTTGCGTTTTGCGCAAGGTGAAGGCCCGGTGTTTGACAAACCTTTGCGCACGCAAGCGGATGTTGATAAATTGTATGTGCCAGACATGGGCTCAGATTTAGGCTATGTGATGGATGCCGTCAGCACCATTCGCACCGCCTTAAACGGCAAAGTGCCATTAATCGGCTTCTCAGGTAGCCCTTGGACTTTGGCCACTTACATGGTTGAAGGCGGCTCGAGCAAAACTTTCGCTATCATCAAAGCCATGATGTTTGACGAACCAAAAATGCTGCACCAGATTTTAGATGTGCTTGCAGATTCGGTCATTGCCTACCTAAACGCCCAAATTCAAGCCGGCGCGCAAGCTGTGCAAATTTTTGATACTTGGGGTGGCGTACTCACGCCTCGCGACTACAATGAATTTTCATTGCGTTATATGGCGAAAATTGTCGATGGCTTAATCAAAGAATACGATGGTCGCAAGGTGCCTTGCATTCTCTTCACCAAAGGTGGCGGACAATGGTTAGAAGCCATGGCGGATACCGGTGCTGATGCCTTAGGACTTGACTGGACAATGAACATTGATGAAGCGCGTGCGCGCGTAGGCAATCGTGTTGCTTTACAAGGCAATATGGACCCAGCAGTTCTGTATGCCTCACCCGAGCGCATTCGCCAAGAAGTGGGCAGCATTTTAGCCGCTTACGGCAAAGGCACCGGTCATATCTTTAACCTAGGCCATGGCATTCACCCAGAAATCAAACCTGAGCACGCCGAAGCCTTTATCAAGGCCGTGGTTGAACTTAGCCCTCAATATCACTCATAA
- a CDS encoding polysaccharide biosynthesis/export family protein, with protein sequence MKFYARLSLIFIIAMFANISIANTNTEYQLSSGDVISITVFAEPDLSLEKIKLNETGSFSYPFIGEVKAEGLSSTELQTKITNELSGKYLVNPKVTVSIIEYRQFYISGEVKNPDGYPFQPGLTVRRAIALAGGLSERASENRMTVIREKDPTKTPEKVTMEDLVMPGDTLTIDQGFF encoded by the coding sequence ATGAAGTTTTATGCTCGTCTTTCTCTTATATTTATAATTGCTATGTTTGCAAACATTTCAATTGCAAACACTAATACAGAGTATCAACTCTCGTCAGGTGATGTTATTTCAATCACTGTTTTTGCAGAACCTGACTTGAGCCTAGAGAAAATTAAACTTAATGAAACAGGCAGCTTCTCCTATCCATTTATTGGTGAGGTCAAAGCTGAAGGCCTCTCCTCAACAGAATTACAAACTAAAATCACTAACGAACTTTCAGGAAAATATTTAGTTAATCCCAAAGTAACTGTTAGCATCATCGAATACCGCCAATTTTATATTAGCGGAGAAGTTAAAAACCCAGATGGTTATCCATTTCAACCTGGTCTAACCGTTCGTCGGGCAATTGCGTTAGCCGGTGGACTTTCAGAACGCGCTTCTGAAAATCGTATGACCGTCATCCGAGAAAAAGACCCCACTAAAACACCAGAAAAAGTAACCATGGAAGACTTGGTTATGCCTGGTGATACCCTTACTATAGACCAAGGTTTCTTTTAA
- a CDS encoding thermonuclease family protein, with translation MKTLSIFQPRLLMLLSLISLSFWTPVAQSADTDECKMPEIDNWAKATFATRGDTLIVQGQLIRLIGVVAPEIEKKQKLLQPGQPLAQVSQTFLNKLIANNEMEVGLVYDEQKRDNAGRTLAHVFFKDGSNATTRILEAGLGIADATPPNTQFINCYFAAEQTARNKDIALWGLAKKMPQLHYPIAESTTLYPNDIGYRIIKGKVVKVDKSSTNMIINMDTTGIRVPKKYWKYFDYGDIQDLMDKTIEVRGYAFQYRRAMFMSIESPDDIDLLRKARKTNEK, from the coding sequence ATGAAAACATTATCGATTTTTCAGCCCCGCCTTTTAATGCTCTTAAGCCTAATCAGCCTGAGCTTTTGGACGCCCGTTGCGCAAAGCGCAGACACAGATGAATGCAAAATGCCTGAAATTGATAATTGGGCCAAGGCAACTTTTGCCACGCGTGGTGACACCTTAATTGTGCAAGGCCAACTGATTCGCTTAATTGGGGTGGTTGCGCCCGAAATCGAAAAAAAGCAAAAACTCCTGCAACCTGGTCAACCCCTCGCACAAGTTTCGCAAACTTTCTTAAACAAACTGATTGCCAATAATGAGATGGAAGTGGGTTTGGTTTACGACGAACAAAAACGCGACAATGCGGGGCGCACCCTAGCCCATGTCTTTTTTAAAGATGGTAGCAACGCCACCACCCGAATTTTAGAGGCCGGTCTAGGCATTGCCGATGCCACTCCGCCCAATACCCAGTTTATCAATTGCTACTTTGCCGCAGAACAAACCGCTCGCAATAAAGACATAGCACTCTGGGGACTCGCCAAAAAAATGCCGCAACTCCATTACCCCATCGCAGAATCCACCACGCTTTATCCCAACGACATTGGCTATCGCATTATCAAAGGCAAAGTGGTTAAGGTGGATAAAAGCAGTACCAATATGATTATCAATATGGACACCACAGGCATTCGTGTGCCCAAAAAATATTGGAAATACTTTGATTATGGTGACATTCAAGATTTAATGGATAAAACCATTGAAGTCAGAGGCTATGCCTTTCAATATCGCCGCGCCATGTTTATGAGCATTGAATCTCCAGATGACATAGATCTGCTGAGAAAAGCCCGCAAAACCAACGAAAAATAA
- a CDS encoding carbohydrate kinase family protein — protein MKKTTRKLIIFGEVLFDCFEDGQNILGGAPFNIAWHCQAFGDEPQFISSVGDDALGQSILDAAQLWGLDTQNIQVTPDYPTGQVAVTLVDNEPHYQITPEVAYDHIQSPKLIPEGSLLYHGSLALRHPASRATFEALCQTPNLKRFVDVNLRSPWWQKSDIDHWCQGATWVKLNVDELRLLGFDQPNLQEAMSQCLSQYGLTQLIVTRGAEGAMVLQADGQVFSHQPQAIAQFVDTVGAGDAFTAVYLHGLLANWPVERILQTAQTFAGQVIGLRGATTTDQAFYTPFLHALRNSALN, from the coding sequence ATGAAAAAAACAACCCGCAAACTCATCATCTTTGGCGAGGTTTTGTTTGATTGCTTTGAAGACGGACAAAACATCTTGGGCGGTGCGCCCTTTAATATTGCTTGGCATTGCCAAGCCTTTGGTGACGAACCTCAGTTTATCTCTAGTGTGGGGGATGATGCTTTGGGGCAAAGCATTTTAGATGCGGCGCAATTGTGGGGTTTAGATACTCAAAACATTCAAGTTACGCCCGATTATCCCACCGGTCAGGTGGCGGTCACTTTGGTCGACAATGAACCTCATTATCAAATCACCCCCGAAGTTGCCTATGACCACATTCAATCCCCCAAGCTCATACCCGAGGGGAGTTTGCTGTATCACGGCAGTTTGGCATTAAGACATCCTGCAAGCCGAGCAACTTTTGAAGCCTTGTGCCAAACACCTAATCTAAAGCGTTTTGTGGATGTGAATTTACGCAGTCCTTGGTGGCAAAAGTCCGATATCGACCATTGGTGTCAGGGGGCAACTTGGGTCAAATTAAATGTTGACGAATTACGCTTACTGGGCTTTGATCAACCAAATTTACAAGAAGCTATGTCACAGTGTTTATCCCAATATGGCTTAACCCAACTTATCGTCACGCGCGGAGCAGAAGGCGCTATGGTTTTACAAGCGGATGGACAAGTGTTTTCCCATCAACCTCAAGCTATAGCGCAGTTTGTAGACACCGTTGGGGCAGGCGATGCCTTTACCGCAGTTTATTTGCATGGGCTCTTAGCCAACTGGCCGGTTGAGCGCATTTTGCAAACGGCACAAACCTTTGCGGGGCAAGTGATTGGCCTGCGTGGCGCCACCACCACGGATCAGGCGTTTTATACGCCATTTTTGCACGCTTTACGCAACTCAGCCCTTAATTAA
- a CDS encoding RNase H family protein: MRLITIYTDGGYDPKTHIGSWAFVAEADESLLSNRSAQQQESFSLSGSVLQTQQLEAPSLQMEVRAVVEALTWLDCENRHQTILIVSDSKIVVDAINHDLQFWSENDWQKKKNRTLKCVAMWQALWQLLGQIPNPVKAKWVKGHANHPMNERVDSLATQARQAVCSPGLSSYE, translated from the coding sequence GTGCGTTTGATAACAATTTATACCGATGGCGGCTACGACCCTAAAACCCATATAGGCAGTTGGGCGTTTGTGGCAGAAGCTGATGAAAGTTTGTTATCAAATCGCAGCGCTCAGCAACAAGAGTCATTCTCCCTGTCCGGTTCAGTGTTGCAAACTCAGCAACTAGAAGCCCCATCTTTGCAAATGGAAGTGCGAGCCGTGGTTGAAGCCTTAACCTGGCTAGACTGTGAAAATCGTCATCAAACCATTTTGATTGTGTCAGATTCTAAAATCGTGGTGGATGCCATTAATCATGATTTGCAGTTTTGGTCTGAGAATGACTGGCAAAAGAAAAAGAACCGCACTTTAAAGTGTGTGGCTATGTGGCAAGCACTTTGGCAGTTGTTGGGTCAAATCCCCAATCCGGTAAAAGCCAAATGGGTAAAAGGACATGCAAACCACCCAATGAACGAACGGGTGGACAGCTTGGCAACTCAAGCCAGGCAAGCTGTCTGCTCACCTGGCTTGTCGTCTTATGAGTGA
- a CDS encoding HAD-IIB family hydrolase, with translation MSKLLLCTDMDRTLIPNGASPEAPGARKMFSEICARPEIQLAYVTGRHLGLVLEAIEEYQLPTPDFAITDVGTKIYQFEPNFNQAWSVLEAWEAHIAKDWLNLSRQDLLALLSPLIAVTPNMVLQEDDKQNTHKLSFYCPMDLNPAPLIDQAEALLAQAGIQASLIWSLDEPNHIGLLDVLPRHATKLHAIEFLQARLNLAQNQVVFAGDSGNDLPVLISAIPAILVANASDELKQQALALSAQQHHQAALYLAQNFEQDASGNYAAGILQGLAFYHPQYQAILAKMVQQISESA, from the coding sequence ATGAGTAAACTTTTATTATGTACTGATATGGATCGCACCTTGATTCCCAATGGTGCTTCGCCCGAAGCACCTGGGGCAAGAAAAATGTTTAGTGAAATTTGCGCGCGCCCTGAGATACAGTTGGCTTATGTCACCGGTCGTCACTTGGGCTTGGTGCTAGAAGCCATTGAAGAATATCAACTGCCTACGCCTGATTTTGCCATTACCGATGTAGGCACCAAAATCTATCAATTTGAGCCTAATTTTAACCAGGCCTGGTCAGTTTTGGAGGCGTGGGAGGCACATATTGCCAAAGATTGGTTGAATTTATCGCGCCAAGATTTACTGGCTTTGTTAAGCCCTTTGATTGCCGTCACGCCCAATATGGTGCTACAAGAAGATGATAAACAAAATACCCACAAGTTGAGTTTTTATTGCCCGATGGATTTAAACCCTGCTCCGTTGATTGATCAGGCAGAAGCCTTGTTGGCGCAAGCGGGTATTCAAGCCAGTTTGATTTGGAGTTTGGACGAGCCAAATCATATTGGTTTATTGGATGTGTTACCGCGCCATGCCACCAAATTACATGCAATAGAATTTTTGCAAGCAAGACTGAATTTAGCACAAAATCAAGTGGTCTTTGCCGGCGACAGTGGTAATGATTTACCGGTGTTGATTAGCGCTATCCCTGCCATTTTGGTTGCCAATGCCAGTGACGAACTTAAACAACAAGCCTTGGCCTTGAGTGCCCAGCAACATCATCAAGCTGCCTTGTATCTGGCGCAGAATTTCGAGCAAGATGCCAGCGGTAACTATGCGGCGGGCATTTTGCAAGGTTTGGCATTTTATCACCCCCAGTATCAAGCCATTTTGGCTAAGATGGTTCAGCAAATAAGCGAGAGCGCATGA
- a CDS encoding outer membrane beta-barrel protein, which translates to MNSYKKVNLAVILAMSSTTAFALEPAPISYSIADVVPTLEVSESYDDNYLLTNAETASWVTSVTPSVGVTIYGEKTTYQIDYALNYQAFDAKNADNLVNHYLSASTELEFDVRNKLAIQTGYNKTQSSAAALTPGVLNSFNTFNAGGNYTYGTDTSTGNVEIGANHVQKRSDNGANLDQENDSTVISTAFIYRVTDKSRLLAEIKATDFKYISNTNLNSKNIAYLVGARWEATAKTTGNFKIGIETKDFSDSSRKDTDLTSWEGNIEWSPLTYSTVTLTTSQKIEEGSYTSNYTNSRNSIVNWAHDWGSGYTSNLNYTNTDKEYASTIARKDTIDAYGVGVKYAFRRWMDIGFDYQASNQRSTDATYDYNRNLYKLSVNISL; encoded by the coding sequence ATGAATTCTTATAAAAAAGTAAACCTAGCGGTTATACTTGCCATGTCAAGTACAACCGCTTTTGCATTAGAACCTGCACCCATTTCCTATTCAATCGCTGACGTAGTTCCCACGCTAGAAGTGTCTGAATCCTATGATGACAACTATCTGTTAACCAATGCAGAAACTGCATCTTGGGTAACCAGCGTAACGCCAAGTGTAGGCGTAACCATCTACGGTGAAAAAACAACTTATCAAATTGACTATGCACTTAACTACCAAGCATTTGATGCAAAAAACGCTGATAACCTGGTAAATCATTATTTAAGCGCCAGCACCGAACTTGAGTTTGACGTAAGAAACAAACTGGCTATCCAAACGGGCTACAACAAAACTCAAAGTTCTGCAGCAGCCTTAACACCAGGTGTTTTAAACAGCTTTAATACTTTTAACGCTGGTGGAAATTACACCTACGGCACAGACACTTCAACTGGCAATGTAGAGATTGGTGCCAACCACGTTCAAAAACGCTCTGACAATGGTGCTAACTTAGACCAAGAAAACGACTCAACCGTCATCAGCACCGCATTTATCTATCGTGTAACGGATAAATCTCGACTACTTGCTGAAATCAAAGCAACTGATTTTAAATATATCAGTAACACTAATCTAAACAGTAAAAACATTGCATATTTAGTTGGGGCGCGCTGGGAAGCAACGGCTAAGACTACCGGAAACTTCAAAATCGGTATCGAAACCAAAGATTTCAGCGACTCCAGCAGAAAAGATACCGACCTAACCTCTTGGGAAGGAAATATTGAATGGAGTCCTTTGACCTACTCTACCGTTACCTTAACAACCAGCCAAAAGATTGAAGAAGGTAGCTATACATCTAACTACACCAACTCCAGAAACAGCATAGTTAACTGGGCTCATGATTGGGGTAGCGGATATACATCAAACTTAAACTACACAAATACAGACAAAGAATATGCATCAACAATAGCGCGTAAAGACACCATTGATGCCTATGGCGTTGGTGTTAAATATGCATTCCGTCGCTGGATGGATATAGGCTTTGACTACCAAGCAAGCAATCAACGTTCGACCGATGCAACTTATGACTATAATCGTAATCTTTACAAGCTTAGCGTTAATATAAGCTTATAA